From the genome of Turicibacter faecis, one region includes:
- a CDS encoding LCP family protein, producing MSKERVEMQQEEKQPKKRKKKYGCLKGFLVLILFLLIIGGVVYGAAHKMLSNVEREELTDLDVSQEILDLKKGMGVTNIALFGVDSREDEYSNTRSDAMMVFSFNNKTNQAYLTSVVRDTFAYIDEKHGFEKINHAYAYGGPSLAVSAINQNFDLDIQKYVTVNFNAVERIINKLGGVEVDVQDYELQELNRVIAEMNVEVSGEEAALIDDIGLQTLNGRQAVAYMRIRKVGNGDYERMERQRRVIALVVQKAVSYNKVKLMGLMKEFLPYIQTNLTTNEIIALGTQLLLSGEREIEQLQIPSTDLSYGSILSDGLYYLVPMTLEKNVVEWHDKVYATDEYSPTSGLLEINRKIINYTGIY from the coding sequence ATGAGTAAGGAACGTGTAGAGATGCAACAGGAGGAAAAACAGCCTAAAAAGCGAAAGAAAAAGTATGGGTGTTTAAAGGGATTCTTAGTATTAATTCTCTTCCTTTTAATCATTGGTGGCGTCGTTTATGGAGCTGCCCATAAAATGTTATCGAATGTCGAGCGTGAAGAATTAACAGATTTAGACGTTTCACAGGAAATTTTAGACCTGAAAAAAGGAATGGGTGTGACGAACATCGCCTTATTCGGGGTAGACTCTCGTGAAGATGAATACAGCAATACTCGTTCAGATGCCATGATGGTCTTTTCTTTCAATAATAAAACAAACCAGGCTTATTTAACATCTGTGGTACGCGATACATTTGCCTATATCGATGAAAAACACGGATTTGAAAAAATTAACCATGCCTATGCCTACGGGGGACCATCCCTAGCTGTTTCTGCCATCAATCAAAACTTTGATTTAGATATTCAAAAATATGTCACCGTCAACTTCAATGCAGTCGAACGAATTATTAATAAATTAGGTGGTGTCGAAGTAGACGTTCAAGATTATGAACTCCAAGAATTAAACCGTGTGATTGCTGAAATGAATGTCGAAGTGAGTGGTGAAGAGGCGGCACTTATCGATGACATTGGTCTTCAAACACTTAACGGTCGTCAGGCTGTTGCCTATATGCGAATTCGTAAAGTAGGAAACGGGGATTATGAACGAATGGAGCGTCAACGACGTGTGATTGCACTTGTTGTTCAAAAAGCAGTTTCTTATAACAAAGTAAAATTAATGGGCTTAATGAAAGAATTTTTACCTTATATTCAAACTAATTTAACAACCAATGAAATTATCGCACTTGGAACTCAATTATTATTAAGCGGAGAGCGAGAAATAGAGCAACTCCAAATTCCATCGACTGACTTAAGTTACGGCTCAATTTTATCAGACGGCCTTTACTATTTAGTGCCAATGACACTAGAAAAAAACGTCGTTGAATGGCATGATAAAGTTTACGCGACTGATGAATACTCTCCAACGAGCGGACTTCTTGAAATTAATCGAAAAATTATTAATTATACTGGAATTTACTAA
- a CDS encoding tRNA 2-thiocytidine biosynthesis TtcA family protein: protein MKKILGCIRKADQDFSLIEEGDKIAVGVSGGKDSMALLYALHLYQKFAPVKFELVGITLKLGFPGMDFNPVVEFCKKHGIEYHLVDTEVYEILKLNASSDGKIPCSLCSKFKKAILIKKGTELGCNKISMAHHADDAVETLVMNTMYNGFLSTFKPKMYLDRTDVTFIRPLVYCYEDDIIAAANRHVPIVPSTCPMDKHTSREDVKQLLKKLYAQYPMAKQNLLNSLSNGDRVSLFNDFNDKE from the coding sequence ATGAAAAAGATCTTAGGTTGTATTAGAAAAGCGGATCAAGATTTTTCTTTAATTGAAGAAGGGGATAAAATTGCCGTTGGTGTTAGTGGGGGAAAAGATAGCATGGCCCTATTATATGCCCTACACCTTTATCAAAAATTTGCACCTGTTAAATTCGAATTAGTTGGCATCACTTTAAAACTTGGATTCCCCGGAATGGACTTTAACCCTGTCGTAGAATTCTGTAAAAAGCACGGAATCGAATATCACCTTGTTGATACAGAAGTCTATGAAATCCTAAAATTAAATGCTTCTTCAGACGGGAAAATTCCTTGCTCATTATGTTCAAAATTCAAAAAGGCCATCTTAATAAAAAAAGGAACAGAACTTGGATGTAACAAAATTTCAATGGCACACCACGCAGACGACGCTGTTGAAACGCTCGTGATGAATACGATGTACAACGGATTTCTCTCAACATTCAAACCCAAAATGTACTTAGACCGTACCGATGTTACATTTATTCGTCCATTAGTTTACTGTTATGAAGATGACATTATTGCTGCTGCCAACCGTCATGTACCAATCGTACCAAGTACTTGTCCAATGGATAAGCACACGAGTCGTGAAGATGTTAAGCAACTATTAAAAAAATTATATGCTCAATACCCTATGGCAAAACAAAACTTATTAAATTCCTTATCAAATGGGGATCGTGTTTCACTATTTAATGATTTCAACGATAAAGAATAA
- a CDS encoding beta-glucoside-specific PTS transporter subunit IIABC: MDCKKLAEGILEKVGGKENIESVVHCMTRLRFVLKDENLADDDQVKKIEGVIGLMKKNGQYQIIIGNEVASVYKEICTLGHFKENMSGGSIKKKKQNIISEILDIISSVMSPVIPAIIGAAMIKVLLTVLPMLGLLNNTSQTYELLSVIGDGAFFFMPVLIGMSAAKRFDANPYYAVSIALILLHPNFIALLNGANEAGETIKFFNLIPVTYANYAYSVIPIILSVAILPYIERLVDKITPSITKNFLKPMLVMLFIAPIVMVVIGPLGAILGDGLSAFVYFIQDKLGFIAVGLIAAIFPFIVMTGMHHAFTPIKLGVLATTGFEGFICIAEFCSNMAQGAAALAVAMKSKNSATKQNAGSSAFSALVAGITEPALYGTNLRLKRPMIGACLGGLIGGLTGGFFQVKCYGVATPAIVTLPQYLEEGNPQSLIYILITLGVTIVSTFVITYIVGFEEQVEGNNEEVANEESILPLNTGVNIMSPLEGHMIDLSQVNDVTFSSGVMGDGIAIIPTKGRVIAPFDGKIDVFFKTHHAIGLRSETGVELLIHVGLDTVNLEGKYFTPYKKQGDSIKSGDVILEFDLEKIKEAGYELTTPIIVTNTQQFMDIIAKEKEVVTFNDQVLAII, from the coding sequence ATGGATTGCAAAAAATTAGCAGAAGGAATTCTTGAAAAGGTGGGGGGAAAGGAGAATATTGAATCGGTTGTTCATTGTATGACAAGGCTCCGCTTTGTTTTAAAGGATGAAAATCTAGCAGATGACGATCAAGTAAAAAAAATCGAGGGAGTTATCGGTCTCATGAAGAAGAATGGCCAATACCAGATTATTATTGGTAATGAGGTAGCATCGGTGTATAAGGAGATTTGTACATTAGGTCATTTTAAGGAAAACATGTCAGGTGGTTCAATCAAGAAGAAAAAACAAAACATTATTTCTGAAATCTTGGATATCATCTCAAGTGTCATGTCCCCAGTTATTCCGGCTATCATTGGGGCAGCAATGATTAAAGTTTTATTAACCGTTTTACCGATGTTAGGGTTGTTAAATAATACAAGTCAAACGTATGAATTGTTATCAGTGATTGGGGATGGGGCCTTCTTCTTTATGCCAGTTTTAATTGGAATGTCGGCGGCTAAACGATTTGATGCTAATCCTTATTATGCAGTGAGTATTGCCTTGATTTTGTTACATCCTAATTTCATTGCTCTTTTAAATGGGGCAAATGAGGCAGGAGAAACGATTAAGTTCTTTAATTTAATCCCAGTGACTTATGCTAATTATGCTTATTCAGTCATTCCGATTATTTTATCTGTTGCAATTTTACCTTATATTGAGCGGCTAGTTGATAAAATAACGCCAAGCATTACAAAGAACTTCTTAAAACCAATGCTTGTCATGTTATTTATAGCACCTATTGTTATGGTTGTTATTGGTCCACTTGGGGCTATTTTGGGAGATGGCTTATCGGCCTTTGTTTATTTCATCCAAGATAAATTAGGATTTATTGCGGTTGGTTTAATAGCAGCTATATTCCCATTTATTGTTATGACGGGAATGCATCATGCCTTTACTCCAATTAAATTGGGCGTTTTAGCCACAACAGGTTTTGAAGGATTTATTTGTATCGCAGAATTTTGTTCAAACATGGCTCAAGGGGCGGCTGCATTAGCTGTAGCCATGAAATCTAAGAATTCTGCTACTAAACAAAATGCAGGTTCCTCAGCCTTTTCAGCTCTAGTGGCAGGAATTACAGAGCCAGCATTATACGGAACAAATCTACGTCTAAAGAGACCGATGATTGGAGCTTGCCTAGGAGGATTGATCGGTGGATTAACGGGCGGCTTCTTCCAAGTAAAATGTTATGGAGTAGCAACACCGGCTATTGTAACTCTCCCACAATATCTTGAAGAGGGAAATCCTCAAAGTCTGATTTATATTTTAATTACATTAGGGGTAACGATTGTTTCAACGTTTGTGATTACATATATCGTTGGATTTGAGGAACAAGTTGAAGGAAATAATGAGGAAGTTGCGAACGAGGAGTCTATCCTTCCTTTAAATACGGGAGTAAACATTATGAGTCCTTTAGAAGGGCATATGATTGATTTATCCCAAGTGAATGATGTTACATTTTCTAGTGGAGTAATGGGGGATGGGATTGCGATTATCCCAACAAAGGGCCGAGTGATTGCGCCATTTGATGGAAAAATAGACGTTTTCTTCAAGACGCATCATGCGATAGGGTTAAGAAGTGAAACGGGTGTTGAGTTATTAATTCACGTAGGTTTAGATACTGTAAATCTAGAAGGAAAATACTTTACTCCGTATAAAAAACAAGGAGATTCAATTAAATCAGGTGATGTTATTTTAGAATTTGATTTAGAAAAAATTAAAGAAGCTGGCTATGAATTAACTACACCGATTATTGTTACTAATACACAGCAATTTATGGATATCATTGCTAAGGAAAAAGAGGTTGTAACATTTAATGATCAAGTGTTAGCTATTATTTAA
- a CDS encoding alpha/beta-type small acid-soluble spore protein, producing the protein MANNQSKNKLVVPGAQAAIDTMKAEIANEFGVQMGPDATARQNGSVGGEITKRLVAMAQQQMDQTK; encoded by the coding sequence ATGGCAAACAACCAATCTAAAAATAAATTAGTTGTACCAGGTGCCCAAGCAGCAATCGATACGATGAAAGCGGAGATTGCAAATGAATTCGGTGTACAAATGGGTCCGGATGCAACAGCGCGTCAAAATGGTTCAGTTGGTGGAGAAATCACTAAACGATTAGTGGCAATGGCTCAACAACAAATGGATCAAACAAAATAA
- a CDS encoding alpha/beta-type small acid-soluble spore protein: protein MANQSKNKLVVPGAKAAIDNMKAEIANELGVQMGADATARQNGSVGGEITKRLVAQAQQQMNQTK, encoded by the coding sequence ATGGCAAATCAATCTAAAAATAAATTAGTTGTACCGGGTGCAAAAGCAGCAATCGATAATATGAAAGCAGAGATTGCAAACGAATTAGGTGTACAAATGGGCGCAGATGCAACTGCACGTCAAAATGGTTCGGTTGGTGGAGAAATCACTAAACGTCTTGTGGCACAAGCTCAACAACAAATGAATCAAACAAAATAA
- a CDS encoding U32 family peptidase, which translates to MKEITKIGADRMPTIELLAPVGHHEGLLAAVKNGADAIYVGGAAFGARKEAAFSHEELVEVIKYSHLHNVKVYVTVNTTIFDQELEALKEYIHFLYLNDVDAIIVQDLGVAHLVKQLYPDFELHFSTQMTLHNTKGVEFAKHFGADRVVVARENTLEEIKAMKEAVDIDLEVFVHGALCVCYSGQCLMSSMIGARSGNRGACAQTCRLPYELVDLSTGETLDSSVGDFLLSPKDLKTIDEIGALIDAGVTSFKIEGRLKKPEYVATVVKAYREAIDQYVATRKIKISKQMHEDMDQIFSRGFTKGYLFGERGSSLMSTDRPNHKGILIGEVTHVKGKRATIELKSTLEVGDGLRFVSLNQKDQGLQVQKMFVKGKTVTLAKKGGVELELPFTVTKGMKVYKTTSFSLSKRAAVNEKSIDKINIYGEVSAKNGEPLKIMAWDDDSNLVTVESEECFVEAQTTPLSQSRLKQQLGKTGSTPFSFAYLNITMDEGITLPISVINKIRRELLEELEKRRVKKYADRQKSVVEPILTSYDQQACTPSLMVSVRNIKQLKVTLAQNIKTIYYKDIKTLKRAVDLADEYGATVIPQLPRIMTDEEISYAVYVIESLPIQTIMLGEYGMYEALKNKDYTFLTDFSFNTNNVQSIEAFKSLGISQVTCSYEINQRQMRQLVKNTPLPIEMVVYTRIPMMITKHCPVKLLNQQEFCRMCLSTPFGLRDRKNKVLPLLRTGNCITEIFNSQHLILIEFLSELQQMGIHNFRLEFTNEPDEMIVDAIKVYQQVLETGSLDRGWLESYKNQDDYTKGHYHRGVQ; encoded by the coding sequence ATGAAAGAAATTACGAAAATTGGAGCTGATCGAATGCCGACCATTGAATTATTAGCACCAGTAGGTCATCATGAAGGATTATTAGCAGCAGTTAAAAATGGAGCTGATGCCATCTATGTTGGTGGAGCCGCTTTTGGAGCTCGAAAAGAAGCTGCCTTTAGCCATGAAGAATTAGTCGAGGTTATTAAATACAGTCATCTGCATAACGTTAAGGTTTATGTTACAGTTAATACCACTATTTTTGATCAAGAACTCGAAGCGTTAAAAGAATATATTCATTTTCTATATTTAAATGATGTAGATGCGATTATTGTTCAAGATCTTGGGGTAGCACACCTTGTGAAACAACTTTATCCTGATTTTGAACTTCATTTTAGTACCCAAATGACGTTACATAATACTAAAGGGGTCGAATTTGCGAAACATTTCGGAGCTGATCGCGTCGTCGTTGCACGTGAAAACACGCTTGAAGAAATTAAAGCGATGAAAGAGGCGGTAGATATTGACCTTGAAGTTTTCGTCCATGGGGCACTTTGTGTTTGCTACTCAGGACAATGTTTAATGAGTAGTATGATTGGAGCACGTAGTGGAAATCGTGGGGCATGTGCCCAAACATGCCGTCTTCCGTATGAATTAGTAGACCTTTCAACAGGAGAAACATTGGATTCTTCAGTAGGAGACTTTTTATTAAGCCCAAAAGATTTAAAAACGATTGATGAAATTGGGGCCCTTATCGATGCAGGGGTGACCTCATTTAAAATCGAGGGGCGTTTAAAGAAACCAGAATATGTCGCGACGGTTGTTAAGGCATATCGTGAAGCCATTGATCAGTATGTAGCGACACGCAAAATTAAAATTTCCAAGCAAATGCATGAAGATATGGATCAGATTTTTAGCCGTGGGTTTACGAAAGGATATCTTTTTGGTGAGCGCGGATCAAGCCTGATGAGTACGGACCGTCCTAATCATAAGGGGATTCTTATCGGAGAGGTGACCCATGTCAAAGGAAAACGCGCGACAATTGAATTAAAATCCACTCTTGAGGTAGGCGATGGGTTGCGTTTTGTCAGTCTAAATCAAAAGGATCAAGGACTGCAAGTACAAAAGATGTTTGTTAAAGGAAAGACTGTGACTCTTGCAAAAAAAGGAGGCGTGGAGTTAGAACTTCCATTTACCGTTACGAAGGGCATGAAAGTTTATAAGACAACTTCCTTTTCTTTAAGTAAGCGGGCAGCTGTAAATGAAAAATCTATTGATAAAATAAATATTTACGGCGAGGTCAGTGCGAAAAACGGGGAGCCGCTAAAAATAATGGCCTGGGATGACGACTCTAATTTGGTAACGGTAGAAAGTGAAGAATGTTTTGTTGAAGCTCAAACGACGCCTTTATCGCAAAGTCGTTTGAAACAACAATTAGGGAAAACGGGAAGTACACCTTTTAGTTTTGCTTATCTTAATATCACCATGGATGAAGGCATCACGTTACCTATTTCAGTCATTAATAAAATAAGACGTGAGTTGTTAGAAGAATTAGAAAAACGTCGTGTCAAAAAATATGCGGACCGCCAAAAGTCAGTCGTTGAGCCTATCCTCACATCATATGATCAACAGGCTTGTACCCCATCGTTAATGGTTAGTGTCCGAAATATTAAACAATTGAAGGTGACGTTAGCACAAAATATTAAAACGATTTATTATAAAGATATTAAAACGTTAAAACGAGCCGTTGATTTAGCAGATGAATATGGCGCGACAGTTATTCCTCAACTTCCACGGATTATGACAGATGAAGAAATTTCATATGCAGTCTATGTGATTGAAAGTTTACCTATCCAGACAATCATGTTAGGTGAATATGGGATGTATGAGGCATTAAAAAACAAAGATTATACGTTTTTAACGGATTTTTCATTTAACACAAATAATGTTCAAAGTATTGAGGCTTTTAAGTCGCTCGGTATTTCCCAGGTAACATGTTCATATGAAATCAATCAAAGACAGATGCGTCAACTTGTAAAAAACACGCCACTTCCAATCGAAATGGTTGTATATACAAGGATTCCTATGATGATTACTAAACATTGCCCGGTCAAACTTTTAAATCAACAGGAGTTTTGCCGAATGTGTTTGAGCACGCCATTTGGACTAAGAGATCGTAAAAATAAGGTTCTCCCTTTATTGAGAACTGGAAATTGTATTACGGAAATTTTTAATTCGCAACATCTGATTTTAATTGAATTTTTATCTGAACTTCAACAGATGGGTATTCACAATTTCCGCCTAGAGTTTACAAATGAACCGGATGAAATGATAGTAGATGCGATAAAGGTCTACCAACAGGTGCTAGAAACAGGAAGCCTTGATCGTGGATGGCTCGAGTCATATAAAAATCAGGATGATTATACGAAGGGTCATTATCACCGCGGGGTTCAATAA
- the licT gene encoding BglG family transcription antiterminator LicT, with protein sequence MYIEKVLNNNAFISLDENGEEIIVMGKGIAFGKKGQQEVNLTNKNYKVFSCKDKSINHKLINIVSDLPQEYILLTRKIISMFEKEYNKKLNEIIYVSLTEHIHGAIERYHQGIQVKNPLLMEIKRLFAEEYEIGRRALTMIQQELGVIFEEDEAGYIAYHIVNAELNNDMINIANITKVMQQVLNVIKYHFKVEFNEESSTYYRFITHLKFFAQRIFSHKVYEDEDTELFFILKEKYQESYHCTVKIKELIYQNYNYELSLEEQLYLMIHIERIRTKSII encoded by the coding sequence ATGTATATTGAAAAGGTACTCAACAATAATGCGTTTATATCTCTGGATGAAAATGGTGAAGAGATAATTGTAATGGGTAAAGGAATAGCGTTTGGAAAGAAGGGGCAGCAAGAAGTTAATCTCACGAATAAAAACTATAAAGTATTTTCATGTAAGGATAAAAGTATTAATCATAAATTAATTAATATTGTTTCGGATTTGCCACAAGAATATATTTTATTAACCCGTAAGATTATTTCGATGTTTGAGAAAGAATATAATAAAAAGTTAAATGAAATTATTTATGTAAGTTTAACGGAACATATTCATGGCGCTATTGAACGTTATCATCAAGGAATTCAAGTGAAAAACCCATTATTAATGGAAATTAAACGACTCTTTGCTGAGGAATATGAAATTGGGCGTCGGGCTTTAACGATGATTCAACAGGAGTTGGGAGTTATATTTGAGGAAGATGAAGCGGGGTATATTGCGTATCATATCGTGAATGCCGAACTTAATAATGATATGATAAATATTGCCAATATAACAAAAGTAATGCAGCAAGTATTAAATGTCATTAAATATCATTTTAAAGTAGAGTTTAATGAGGAATCTAGTACGTATTACCGATTTATTACGCATTTAAAGTTTTTTGCTCAGCGTATTTTTAGTCATAAGGTTTACGAGGATGAGGATACCGAATTATTTTTTATTTTAAAGGAAAAGTATCAGGAGAGTTATCATTGCACCGTGAAAATAAAGGAATTAATCTATCAGAACTATAATTACGAGTTATCACTCGAGGAACAACTGTATTTAATGATTCACATTGAAAGAATTAGAACGAAGTCAATCATATAG
- a CDS encoding small, acid-soluble spore protein, alpha/beta type: protein MANQSKNKLVVPGAQAAIDNMKAEIANELGVQLGADATARQNGSVGGEITKRLVAMAQQQMNQTK from the coding sequence ATGGCAAACCAATCTAAAAATAAATTAGTTGTACCAGGTGCTCAAGCTGCAATTGATAATATGAAAGCAGAGATTGCGAATGAATTAGGTGTACAATTAGGTGCGGATGCAACAGCGCGTCAAAATGGTTCAGTTGGTGGAGAAATCACTAAACGATTAGTGGCAATGGCTCAACAACAAATGAATCAAACAAAATAG
- a CDS encoding SPL family radical SAM protein yields the protein MFKPYHVYIEKEALSYKQTKELKKQLESRHLPIDVIENGQTKVAKGRDTSGDEVLMISVYKNQEFRAAPPFADYAIPFVSGCVGRCEYCRAAQCRSFVRVYVNENDLLKKVKRYAQKGLAVTFEGSLEADPIPTEPYTHALAHMIEFTAKQPNVFFTFTTKFTDVDSLLCLNHQERTKVRFSINTDTVISSFEEGTPSMKERIMAAFKMMKAGYPVGFVIAPVFVYPNWKEDYLMLIKRLKEYLESAHPSQPVTFEIMAHRFMKVAKNHLFQVVEDPYLPVDIQEMSYKYGPYFYGKNSYDVATMDQIKELFEFGLAHLPFNYEIKYIV from the coding sequence ATGTTTAAACCTTATCATGTGTATATTGAAAAAGAGGCCTTGTCTTATAAACAGACAAAGGAACTGAAGAAACAGTTAGAAAGTAGGCATCTTCCTATCGATGTGATTGAGAATGGGCAAACAAAGGTTGCTAAGGGGAGGGATACCTCTGGTGATGAGGTGCTCATGATTAGTGTGTATAAAAACCAGGAATTTAGGGCGGCCCCTCCATTTGCGGATTATGCGATTCCTTTTGTATCGGGGTGCGTAGGAAGGTGTGAATATTGTCGGGCAGCTCAGTGCCGGTCATTTGTGAGGGTATACGTGAATGAAAATGATTTATTGAAAAAGGTAAAAAGATACGCTCAAAAGGGGTTAGCAGTGACGTTTGAAGGTTCTTTAGAGGCGGATCCTATTCCTACGGAACCGTATACGCACGCCTTAGCCCATATGATTGAATTCACGGCTAAGCAGCCGAATGTTTTCTTTACTTTTACGACTAAATTTACAGACGTTGATTCCTTGTTATGCCTAAATCATCAGGAACGGACGAAAGTGCGTTTTTCGATTAATACGGATACCGTGATTTCTAGTTTTGAGGAGGGAACGCCAAGTATGAAAGAGCGGATTATGGCCGCCTTTAAGATGATGAAGGCGGGCTATCCAGTTGGGTTTGTTATTGCGCCTGTCTTCGTTTACCCTAATTGGAAGGAGGACTACCTTATGTTAATTAAACGGCTAAAGGAATATTTAGAATCTGCACATCCCTCCCAACCAGTGACTTTTGAAATTATGGCTCATCGCTTTATGAAAGTTGCTAAAAATCATCTCTTTCAAGTCGTTGAAGATCCCTATCTTCCAGTAGATATTCAAGAAATGTCTTACAAGTATGGCCCTTACTTTTACGGTAAAAACAGTTACGATGTCGCTACGATGGATCAAATAAAGGAGTTATTTGAATTCGGGCTTGCCCATCTCCCATTTAACTATGAGATTAAATATATCGTATAA
- a CDS encoding DUF421 domain-containing protein, translated as MSKIILSILLAGLFYVVLLVCFKIMGKREVNQLSTVDIVINILIANVAAGGIVEEEYWLDALGGVLVLVMLQILMAKFQIKYPRGRDIIEGESSMVIKNGFVDYDELKKIRVDLDDLMMLLRGDNVVAPEEVQYGIVEKNGKLTVYTKKNPTKTFPLPLVISGQVKPKALESLDKDADWLMNQLELNQFYRLEQVEYLFYEEQKLVIYMKDGIKKLKIK; from the coding sequence ATGTCAAAGATTATTTTATCTATTTTATTAGCGGGTCTTTTTTACGTTGTTTTATTAGTGTGTTTTAAAATTATGGGTAAGCGTGAAGTTAATCAGTTAAGTACGGTTGATATTGTCATTAATATATTAATCGCCAATGTAGCTGCAGGCGGAATTGTAGAAGAGGAGTACTGGTTAGATGCATTAGGCGGAGTTCTAGTGCTAGTTATGTTACAAATTTTAATGGCGAAGTTTCAAATTAAATATCCGCGTGGGCGGGATATTATTGAGGGAGAGTCTTCAATGGTGATAAAAAATGGTTTCGTTGATTATGATGAATTAAAAAAAATTAGGGTAGACCTTGATGATTTAATGATGCTGCTTCGGGGAGATAATGTGGTTGCCCCCGAGGAAGTCCAGTATGGAATTGTTGAAAAGAATGGAAAGCTTACGGTTTATACGAAAAAAAATCCGACAAAAACTTTCCCATTACCATTAGTCATCTCAGGACAAGTAAAGCCGAAGGCGTTGGAGAGTCTAGATAAGGATGCAGACTGGTTAATGAATCAGCTAGAGCTAAACCAGTTTTATCGATTAGAGCAAGTTGAATATCTTTTTTATGAAGAGCAAAAACTTGTTATTTATATGAAAGACGGCATTAAAAAGTTAAAAATAAAATAA
- a CDS encoding glycoside hydrolase family 1 protein yields MTCFKMPKNFLWGSASAAYQVEGAYLEDGKGLSNWDQFVRIEGKTYKGTTGDVAVDHYHRFKEDVRLMAEMGLKTYRFSISWPRVIPTGNGEVNEIGLKFYEDLIDECLKYNIEPMVTIFHWDLPQSLVDQYNGFENRRIIEDFVNYAKILFDRFGNKVKYWITLNEQNVFTSLGWLTAMHPPGKFDDEKTFYQVNHHAFMAHAQTVLLFKKMVPNGKIGASFAYSPSYSLDCNPMNAMSKMDFDDMKNFWWMDMYAYGRYPKSTFTYLQGKGIAPQFEDDDRQILKEAASKVDFMGVNYYQTSVCEYNPLDGVTPYGTFNTTGTKGSGQVTGQPGLFKNPSNPYLSTTDWDWTIDPMGLRYGLREITSRYNLPIIISENGLGAFDKKEEDESIHDPYRIAFLKAHIEELKVAMAEGCEVIAYCTWSFTDLLSWLNGYQKRYGFVYVDREEGEEGASLNRYKKDSYYWYKEVIASNGEIL; encoded by the coding sequence ATGACTTGTTTTAAAATGCCAAAAAATTTTTTATGGGGGAGCGCTTCGGCTGCCTATCAAGTGGAAGGTGCGTATCTAGAAGATGGAAAGGGGCTTTCTAACTGGGATCAATTTGTTAGAATTGAAGGAAAGACCTATAAAGGAACAACGGGGGATGTGGCGGTAGATCACTATCACCGATTTAAGGAAGATGTGAGGCTCATGGCAGAAATGGGGCTTAAAACATACCGTTTCTCTATCTCATGGCCTCGGGTGATTCCGACGGGAAATGGAGAGGTAAACGAGATAGGTTTGAAGTTTTATGAAGATTTAATTGACGAATGTTTAAAATATAACATTGAACCTATGGTTACAATTTTTCACTGGGATCTTCCCCAATCGTTAGTTGATCAATATAATGGATTTGAAAATCGTCGCATTATTGAGGATTTCGTTAACTATGCCAAAATCTTATTTGATCGATTCGGAAATAAAGTGAAGTATTGGATTACCTTGAATGAGCAAAATGTCTTTACCTCATTGGGATGGTTAACAGCCATGCATCCTCCAGGAAAATTTGACGATGAAAAAACATTTTATCAGGTGAATCATCATGCTTTTATGGCCCATGCACAGACAGTCTTATTGTTTAAAAAAATGGTCCCAAATGGGAAAATCGGGGCAAGCTTTGCTTATAGCCCAAGCTATTCACTAGATTGTAATCCAATGAATGCAATGTCTAAAATGGATTTTGATGATATGAAGAATTTTTGGTGGATGGATATGTATGCCTATGGACGATATCCCAAATCAACATTCACTTATTTACAAGGAAAAGGAATTGCTCCACAGTTTGAAGACGATGATCGACAGATTTTAAAGGAGGCCGCTTCAAAGGTTGATTTTATGGGAGTTAATTATTATCAAACAAGTGTGTGTGAATATAATCCTCTTGACGGGGTTACTCCATATGGAACTTTTAATACAACAGGGACAAAGGGTTCGGGTCAAGTGACGGGCCAACCAGGACTATTTAAAAATCCGTCTAACCCTTATTTAAGTACTACAGATTGGGATTGGACAATTGACCCCATGGGACTACGTTATGGATTACGTGAAATTACGAGTCGCTACAATTTACCAATTATTATTTCTGAAAACGGATTGGGCGCTTTCGATAAGAAAGAGGAGGACGAATCAATACATGACCCTTATCGAATTGCTTTTTTAAAGGCACACATCGAAGAACTTAAAGTCGCTATGGCGGAGGGTTGCGAGGTCATCGCCTATTGTACCTGGTCATTTACTGACTTATTAAGTTGGTTAAACGGCTATCAAAAACGTTATGGATTTGTTTATGTTGATCGAGAAGAGGGAGAAGAGGGAGCTAGTTTAAACCGATATAAAAAAGACAGCTATTATTGGTATAAAGAAGTTATCGCATCAAATGGAGAAATTTTATAA